The DNA window TTTTACGTCACAGTCTCGATAAGCAACTCAGCTCAAGTAGGTGAATGACGACTCGCTAAAGTGATGAATGCTCCAAATCCGCCGATTGACGCATTCATGTGCTGCTCAGGGGTTCACATTATGAGCCACGTAAGGCTTTGACGGTGCGCAGGTTGCGGGTTGTGACGTGATCGATGATTGCGCAAGGGAGTCCCTGCCGCTCGTCGTCGGTATATAGCTTCCCGGTCTTCGCATGCTTGACAGGTACGACGTCAGAGCACATTGTACTAATCGGTAAAAGTCGTACCAATCAGTATAAGTTTAAAAAGGATCCAACATGTCACGCCCTCCACTCCCGCCCTTCACCCTGGGAAGTGCAGTAGAAAAGGTTCGCCTGGCCGAAGACGGCTGGAACACACGCGATGCTGCCAGGGTCGCTCAGGCCTATACGCTCGACACGCGTTGGCGTAATCGCGTCGAGTTCTGCACCACTCGCGACGAGGCCCAGGCATTTCTGACACGCAAGTGGAACAAGGAGCACGACTACCGCCTCATCAAGGAGCTTTGGGCTTTTGCCGGTAACCGCATTGCAGTGCGGTACGCTTATGAATATCATGACGATAGCGGTCGCTGGTTCCGCGCTTACGGCAATGAGAACTGGGAATTTGCCGAGGACGGGCTGATGGCGCATAGACATGCCAGCATCAATGAAATGCCGATCTCCGAAAGCGAGCGCCTGTTCCAATGGCCGCTCGGCCGTCGGCCGGATGACCACCCTGGCCTCAGCGATTTGGGTCTCTAGTCATGGCCCGCATGGTTGCCGAAAGATCTGACACCATAGCTCCCCTCGCCGAAGTGTTCCGTGAACACGGCTATGAAGGGGCAAGCCTTGCTTTGATTGGCAAGGCTACTGGCCTCGGCAAGGGCAGCCTCTACAACTTTTTTCCTGGTGGGAAAGAAGAGATGGTGCGGGCTGTCCTCACAGAAATCGAACAGTGGTTCGAAACTGCGATATATGCCCCCTTGCGGAACGGGAGCGATGCCAATGCTGCTATCAATGCGATGCTTGATGCCATCACGGATTACTTCAAATCTGGCAGGCGTGTATGCCTGGTTGGCGCCTTGGCCGTCTCCAATACACGAGACCGCTTCTCCCAGGCCGTTCGGGGTTATTTCGCAAGCTGGGTAGACGCGTTGCAAGCAGCGCTCGTTCGGCAGGGCCAGCACGATGAACGAGCGCGTATCCTCTCGGAAGATGCCGTGCTTTCCATACAGGGCGCAATAGTGTTGTCGCGCGCGCTGGACAACCCGGCCGTGTTTCAACGCGCCATGGACCAGCTCCGGAGGCGACTACTGGTTATTGAAATATGACCGCTCTGCTCAGTTACTGTTGAAAAACTAAGAGTTGTTGGCGCCCGGCATCAATTCTCGAACTTCACCTGGGGCCACAGCTCCAATGAGAACCGAAAACACCTCCTCTGCCTCAGCAGCAGAGCAATTCCCGCGCGTAACTGCGGTTGTTAACGCGTCTCCTGCTGCAACCAAAGCTGCGGAAGCCAACGCCAACGATTCCGGCCGTAAGCTTGAGTGAGGCCGTAGAACTTCCACGAACATTTCGATCACAGCGTCGACTAACTCCTGGTAAACGCCTGCTTTCTCTTCGCTTCCTGCAAGCGCCGCGCCGACAGCATGAAATTCGTCACCCTGATCGGTTCCGCAAGCCAGATAGGTTTTAGCCAAAGCCGAAACAGTCTCTTCCGCAGATCGATTTTGCTCAGCCATAAGCGTGCGAAACGCGGTGATGCGTTCGGTGTCTATCCAACGATAGAGTTCAATCAACAGACCTGTTCTGGTCTCGAAATGCTCGTAAGTCACAGGCTTGGAGACGCCCGCACGCACTGCCAGATGGCCTAACGTCAGCCGATCAGCACCTTCCTTCCGAACGATTAAGCGCGCCGTCTCCAGGAGTTGCTGACGCCGCTCGGGCTTTGAAAGACGGCCCGCGGTCCTGTTGTCGACAGCGACTTTTGGTTTTTCCACTTGCGTACCTACTTTTAGTAACCTACCATATGTAGGTATTAGTAAAACATAGGTGTCGCAATGTTACAAGCTTCTGAAAGTCTGCACGACCCAATCCTGATTATCGGCGGCGCTGGTGAGGTCGGGCGCTGGGCTACACGCTTCTTGCGTGACCAACATCCTGATGTACCAATCCTCATTGGCGGTCGCGACGAACAACGGGCGATACGAGCAGCAGCAGCTGTCGACGGCGCGTCTGCGGTGGTCGTGGACCTCACTGCGTCCGACCTGGGGTTAGGCGAGCGGCGCGTCTCGGCAGTCGCAACGCTGTTCACCGATGAGACTGGGGCAGCTCTCCGCTGGGCCCAGCAAAAAGGTGCCGGGTATATCAACATCTCGCCAAGCATCAGCGAACTCGGTTTGGAAACTGCGACATTCATGCAAAACCCTGCCGCCGCGCCCGTCGTTTTGGGTACAGAGTGGCTGGTTGGTGCGACAAGCGTACCGTCGCTCCTGTTCGCCCGAGAATTTGGTCGTCTGGAAAACTTTCACATCGAGGCGGTGCTCGATGAGCAAGATGCGTTTGGACCTGCGGCAAATGCAGACCTTGAGCGCCAGATGTATGCGGGTGCTGCTGCTCTTATAAGAACGGCTGGCGCGTGGCGGTGGTGCCATGGCGACGAAACCAAGTCAAAGGTCCGCGCAATCGACGGTACCGAGTTGAACGCGAACCTGTTTTCGCCGAACGACGTCCTGTTGTTGGCAAACGCAACCGACGCACCTGATATTCGGTTCGACTTGGCCATCGGAATGAGCTCCGCCCGCCGGAATGGCGGACCGGTATCGACGGAAATTATCATCAACCTTTCGGGCCTGGATCACGCCGGGCAGCCGCTTCGGAAACGTCACGCGATCGTTCACCCCGGTGGGCAGATGCCGCTCACGGGTTTGGGTGTCGCGCTCGTTCTTGAACGCCTGGCTGGTCTCGAAGGCGATGCGCCTCGACCGGGTCTCTACTTCCCGGCCCAGCTCATCGATCACTCCACATACCTTGAAAGGCTTCGCGCTTCAGGTGGTGAAGTCATGGAATTGGAGCCGATCCAACACGCGCCGCAAGGCTCGCATCAAGCATAAATTGGAGCAGAAAATGAGCCATCCTAGTTTACTATCAGCCGCCACGGATCATCCCGTACTTCATTCGCAAATCGAGGCCAACGGTGACTCTTTCCATGTCGTTGAACAAGGCCGTGGTCCAGTCGTGCTTTTCTTGCACGGATTTCCAGACACTGTGGAAACGTGGCGTAGCCAGATGCAAGTTGTTGCAGAAAACGGGTACCGCGCGATCGCGCTGGACATGAGGGGTTTTGGCGACAGTTATTCCCCGGACGATCCAGCATTGTATAGCGGAGCCTTCATTGTTGGCGACCTGATTGGCATCCTTGATGCATTGCAGGTGCCTACCGCAACGATCGTATCGCATGATTGGGGCGCGGACCACGGCCAACGCGCAATGGTCATGCGACCAGATCGTTTCAACGGGATCATAACGCTCGGCATCCCGTTCCTGCCACGGGGCGAGTTGAGTACATGGGACATGCTACGCAGTCGCGGTCTCGGCGATCTCTATTACGCTTTCGACATGATGAAGGCGGAGACGGATGACCGGATCCGCGATGCCAGCAAGACTATCCCGAGTGCACTTTATTGGCTCTCGGGCGAGCCCGTCGAAGGAACCGGCTGGGACCCCATCGATGCAAAGCGGAATATGTTCCGACCTGCACCTGACGTGCTGCCGAGCTGGGCCGATCCAGCCTATGTGAAACACAACATCGAAACGTTCCAGCGAACGGGGTTCCGAGGGGGGCTGAACCAGTACCGTGGCGTGCAGGCGACGTTTGAGCATCTCGCTGCCTACAAGGATGTGCTGATCAAGCAGCCATCGCTTTATATTTGGGGCGATGCAGACGGGTTGTGCCGACTGTTCCACCCGGTCCCACCGACAGTGGAAGAAATGCGCGAGACAGCGCCTGGCCTCGTCGATGTCGTGCGCCTGGAAGGTGTCGGTCACTGGCCTCATCATGAGGCCCGCGAACGCGTGAATGCCGAAATCATCAAATTCCTGAACGGCCTGAATGCCACCGTTTCAGCAACTGCCTAATCGATCAAGGAACATACGATAATGACACTTTCTCACGCACTTCGTACAGGCGATCTTGCTTCGGTCAAAGGCGCTATTGACGCCGGGGCCGACGTCAATGCTCGAGGCTCCGATGGTCTTACGCCATTGATGATCGCGTCTGCGCTTGGGCAGGCACAAGCTGTTGCTTTGCTCCTGACCGCCGGGGCGGACGTGCTGGCGGCGGAACCTCGAATGGGGGCAACGGCAATCCACAAGGCAGCACAGTCCGGCAGCGCCGATGTGATCGGGATGCTCTTGGACCACGGAGCCTTCATCGATCAGCAATCGCCCGTTCTTGGTAACACAGCCTTGATGGATGCCGTGCTTCACAAGCACGAATCTGTCGTGCGGGTTTTGCTGTCGCGGCGCGCTCGGACCACGATACGGAATTACTGGCAACAGACCGCGCTCGACATCGCCAAGTATGACGACCTGCAGGCAATCTCAGCGTTGATTGAGGAACGAGATGAGGCAGATGAAAAGCACATCGCGGGCATGTTAACCGTCTCATCAGTCAAGGCCGGCAATATTGAGGAGGTGAAGCGGCTGATCGCAGATGGTGCGGATTTTGAGGTTCGGGTGCCAATAACCGGGACGTTCGATGACGACTACACGCCTCTCGGTCTCGCAGTTCGCGAAGGCCATGCCGAAATAGTGCGCGTATTGCTGGATGCTGGGGCAGATCCCCGCCGTACGATCGGTCTCATGCGTGGTTCGCCACTTCACGATGCTGCCTATTTCGGAAAGGCGGATCACATCGATATCTTGACGTCATCAACAAAGCAGGGGGACACACAGGTTGAGCTCGATGCACAGGGTCCTTACAATGGCCTGACCGCGTTGCACGATGCTGTGTGGCATGGATATGTGGATGCTGTTGCGTCGCTGGTCCGCGCCGGTGCTCGCCGTGATTTGAAAACCCACTCGGGTCTGACACCACTGAGCCTCGCGACTTTCTACGGCTATGACCGGATCGTTGAAATCCTGAGCAACGACAGTCAGCAGGCTGCCTGAGCACACCACATCGAAATTGCGTTTGTCGCAGCAAGTGCTGCGGCGACGCATGAGGGGCGATGAGCATAAGCACGAATTCTCTGCCGGGATTGTTAGTCAGCTCTTAATTGCGTTCCGCGCACCAAGAGGAAGCATTCCCTTAAGCTCGAGGTCGCAACCGCATTGCAAGCGCTGATGCCGCGATGGCAGGAAACGACAAGGCAAGCAAAAAAGGGAGGCCGATCATGATTGAAGGGTCATTGTTTGCAGCCACCAGCGCGGGTAATTGGGCAAATGTGATGATCGCTCCTGCGTACCACATTTTTCTGAAAAACCACGCGATTAGTCCAGATATGATCACAGACAACGGATATGCAGCGTACCAGTATGCGGCGGCATCCCAAGGTTCACTAACGTCGCCCAGATGACACACAAGTTGCCAGAAAAATAGGCCAAAGATCAATGTTGCGACCGGTGCTGTCCATCGCGGGTTCATCATCATTGGATCACAGGCTCCTTTGGTGAACAAAAATACTCGGACAAGGATGTTTCGCCTAAAGCTACGGCGAAAGTAAATCCGGTAATCATCCCAACGGGATCACGATTTATGATAACAGTGGGACAGACAAGTTGCTGGCCGGTCGCACAAATAGATGCCCAAATCTCCTGAACCAGACTTTCAGATGCCAATTAACTTTAGGCCCCACAGCGCGGCCCTCTATCGCTAGTCGCTGCGGGTGGTGATCTTGCTTCCACGGTTGATCCGTCTGCGCGCTAAGATAGAAAAAGACAGTTGTTAGTTCCGAGGGATTGTGTTTCGATCAAATCCTCTGAAATATCTTCATGCAGTCTTCAGTCTCTCCTTGTAGCCATCTGGCTTTCACAGACAGGTTGCCAATGCCAGATTTCTTCACTCTGTTTGTCGTCGTCCTGCTTCTCAATCTGTCACACTGCGTCCTTTGGAGCATGATCGCTTATCGCTATACCGACCTCCTTGCTGCCAGATATTGGCTTTTCGGCAGTGCAGCAGGCGCGGTTGGCGGCATCATTCTCTCCTCGCAAGGAGATAGTGGTTTGATCATTCAAACCGTTGCGGGAAACAGTTTCATAATCGTCGGGTTTTACCTGAACTGGTGTGGTTTACGCCAGTTCCACGGAGACGCCGTCGGATGGAAAACGATTGCGCTGCTACTGAGTGGGAGTGTCATGCTTATGCTGTTAACATTCGAAGTGTGGCATGGGCGGAATCCAATCTACACTCTGACGCAAGCTGTGCCGCTCGTGCTGATGGCGGTCTACTTGTTGCGGTTTGTCCGTCAAGATCTCGGTGCGGCCGTCTCATGCATGGCGATGACAATGGGGGCGATATCCCATTTTGTTGTCGCGGCTGGAAATATTCTTATCGTCACAGGAATGGAGCCTGAGCTTGATCTTTATCAGGTGGCATCGGTCGACCTACTGGTCTTTCTATTCGTGTCGGTCATCTGGAATTTCGGGCTCCTTGTATCGGCAGTCGAGCGCGAACGTGTAGAGTTGGATCGCCTTGCAAATGAAGACGAACTGACAGGCATAGCCAACCGCAGACAATTCGTAAAACACCTTCAGAAGGCTTGTGATGGAGCTTCTGGCGGGGAGCGCTTTAGCGTGCTTCTGTTTGATTTAGATAGGTTTAAGCATATCAACGACAAATATGGTCATGCAGCAGGCGACGCGGCGTTGAAGCACGTGGCAGGCGTGATAACAAAACAGCTGCGACGGGGTGACGTAATTGCGCGCATTGGAGGTGATGAATTTGGGCTGGTTCTGATAGGTGCGTCTGCGGCCTCGGCAGCGACTATTGCCAGTCAGATCATCAATGCGATCAGAGCAAAACCCCTTTATTGGCAAGCTCTGCAACTTCCTTTAACCGTTAGTATAGGGATTGTTTCGCCCTATGGACCTGGCATCGATCCTGAAGTGCTGCTGGATAATGCAGACCGGGCGCTCTACGAAACAAAAAGGCGGGGCCGGAACGGGTATAGCATTTTTGAAACCGATCCAGTCCGCGTCTCAAATGTTATTCGACTTACCGACTTTCCATCTTCCGGATCGCCAAGGCCGTAAAAGAACTGCACTCTCAGCGATTAGGGTAGCACCCCTCGTCGCAGCTGACTTCAGCTTGTAGGGTATCCTGCGTTTTTACAAGACAGCGTGGGTGGGGGCCCAACGGTTGCGCCCTGATAGGCTTTGGATGAATCAGGGAACCTTCCAATTTTTCCCGAGACAAGGCCCAATTGGCGGGTTTTGTCAGCTTGCTTTATCGGCACTTTTAAACACGTATGTATTTTCAGCGGAAAATTCTGGACTGAAAATTTCGTCGAGCAAATTCAGGACACGTTGCACACCAGGGTTGGCGCAACTGTAGTAAATGGTTTGCGCGTCCCGACGTGTGTTTACCAAGCCATCAGACCGAAGTTTCGCCAGATGCTGGGACACAGCCGACTGGCTCATCTGCATCTTTGAGCAAAGTTCGCCGACGGACATTTCTCTTTTTAAAATGGCAGAAAGCAGTTCAATTCGTACGGCGTTCGAAAGGTTAGACAGCAATCGTGCTTTTGAAGAATTTGAATACATTTACCGGCTCCTCAGCGAAGCATTCTGTGGACAGAGCGACAAACGAGACCCAGACAAGCGCAACTTTCCGTTCAGATCGGCTTTGTTGAGCACTATCGGCTAAAGACAACTTTAGATATATTTGTGAATTCGTCAACCATGCGATGAACACATAAGCCGAAGACTATTCGTTGCGCACGGATAATTGTATTTTCTCTGGTGACCATCGACGGGTGCTTAACCTGAAGCCTGCGCGCTAGAGGAGGCATGATTCCAGCCGCCGTTGACTCGGAGTGGACTCGAAAAGGGACAGTCCCTGCAACGGCCGATGTTGCTACCTGGCGTAAAGACATCTCGGCACTGCTGATTCTACGCAGAGCGCGCCGTTGTTTGCCGTTGACCGAAGCATACTGATGCTGATGTGACAGCAGATGTCCCTAAGAATTGAACGGCAAATTTTGGCGTGCAAAAATCGCCGCATGTCGTCTTAAGGGGTTTATCTGTAGCACGAATCGTCCAGTCTCATCCCGAGGGAAAACGGGGTCTTTACATGGGAATATTATCGACCAAACAGAAGCTCCATCCGGTAATGGAAGGAGGCTTTTACACTTGGGACATTGTAGAAAACAGGTTTTGGGCCGATCGGCGCTACGCAGAGATTATGGGCGTTGACTATTCCAACGTCGATCGAGGTCTTCCTGCAGAGAGCTTTCTCGAAACCGTCCATCAAGATGATCGCGCTGGTGTCATCGAACGCCTCAAAATGACAGTAATAGACAGGCATCCGTTCGAGTCTGCCTATCGCGTTAAGCGAGAAGACGCGTTTATTCTCGTTAAAGATTATGGCCAGTGCATGAGATCGGTTGATGGTTACGCCACTCTTTTTACAGGGATAGTCTTTGAAATATTAGAGGCAATATCAAACACGTCGGCCAGCAACTCGAACCGCCTAGATCTCTAGCACTGCCGCCCGGAAGCACGTGGAAGTGCCAACAGCTTGACGGAGACCGAACCGTCGAGCCCGAAAATAGGGCGATTCCAATTTTTGATCAGTGAGGTGCAACAGCTGGTATCTATTAGACGCCGAGGAAACGGGCGACGCACGCGAAGCAATTTTGGCCGCCGTCACCTCCGTTTATCGATCTTCTCGCACTTACATGTAGACGTGAAATATGTTCACTCTCGTCATCAGCAACCAGATGCAAACTCGCTCAGCTTATTTGGCGAGCTTTTCGCCACTCAGTTTTAGAACGATAACAACCCCTTTTTCAGACCAATCGTATTCGATCGTCCCACCGAGTTGACCGGATACAATACGGTTGAGGAGTTTACTTCCGTACCCCCCTTCGCTTATCGGCGCATCCACCGCCGGTCCGCCTCGCTCTGTCCACGTCAATGTCACTTCGCCATCCTCTGTAGCACCCGACAGGTCCAAAATGCCAGTATCCTTGGACAAAGCACCATACTTCATCGAATTTGTCGCCAGTTCATGAAACACAAGTGACAAGGCTGTCGCTGCTGCTTCGTCAACTCCCATGCGCGGTACGGCAACCCGTATGCGCCCTTTGAATGCTCCCATATCCTCGTACGGCGCAAGAAGCACCGACAGGAGATCTCCCAACAGCGCGGCGTGCCCTTGCGCGCCCGGAAGTGGCCGCACTAGGTCATGTGCCCTGCCAAGAGCTGCCAGCCGCGCAGTCAACTCTTTTGCCATTTCTTTGACGGTGTTGGACGACAGTGACGTGATGTTGGTGAGGCCCATAGCGATCGCCAGAAGGTTTTTCACTCGGTGGCTCATTTCCCCGGCGAGCAATTCATTGCCCTCCTCGGCCTGTTTCCGACCAGTCACGTCGAGGAATACGCCAAACATCTGTCCATTGTGTAGAGCGGCATCATCACCCAATCCGCGCGCCGATATCCAGCGTATTTCATTGCCGACCATGATTCTGAAGTCAATCTCATAGGGTCCGACAATTCCCCTCGTAGCCGTGAACGCGGCGCGCACACGGTCGCGATCGGCTGGATGAACATGGGCAGACAAGTCTTCGAATTTCACTTCGCCGTTTTTCACCAGACCCCAGAGCTTGAATGCCTGCTCGTCCATGGCGAAACGATCGTTCGTAACGTTCCACGACCACAGTGCCACGCCCGCAGCATGAATGGCGCGACGGAGGTTTTCAGGTTTCCACAATGGATGAAGAGGGTCGCTAAACGGCATCGAGAGATCTCCGTGCGTAAAGGGCCTGCGTAATACGAGAAGCCTCAAAAAGCTATTACTTAAATTCTGTTCACACGTCGATAAGCACACTCGCCGGGAACTTCTGCTTCAACTTCAAGTTCGCCATCTGAAGATCGTGCGGTTTACACCTGTGCCTCCGCCCGGCTTGGTTACTCAATAAGCTGGCTTCCTGCTCACCTTCAGGTGAGGTTCAATGTCGCAGTAGGAGCTTCTTGAGCGCTTGTCGTCAACGGATCTTGCCGTCGTTATCGACGCCAAGGGTCGGATTTATGCCCTTAGCATATTTCGCTGGCGATCTTTTTTATAACGGAAATCCGTGCCCTCGGCACGGCAAACTGATCTGACAAAAGGAAAGATAGATGAAAGCTCTGTGCTGGCACGGCAAAGGCGATATTCGCTGCGACAACGTCCCTGAACCACAGATAGAGGACGGTCGAGACGTTGTAATCAAGATGACGGCCTGCGCAATCTGCGGCTCGGACCTTCACCTGATGGACGTATACATTCCCTTTATGAAAAAGGGTGACATTCTCGGCCACGAATTCATGGGGGAGGTTGTCGATGTCGGGCGCGACAATAAAAAGCTGAAAGTTGGCGACCGGGTCGTCGTGCCATTCACGATCAGCTGTGGCGAATGCAATCAGTGCCTTAAGGGCAACTGGTCGGTTTGCGAACGGACAAACAGAACGGCCGATAACGCAACCAAGGCTTTCGGTTACCCCACTGCTGGTCTTTTTGGTTAC is part of the Agrobacterium vaccinii genome and encodes:
- a CDS encoding TetR/AcrR family transcriptional regulator, whose amino-acid sequence is MEKPKVAVDNRTAGRLSKPERRQQLLETARLIVRKEGADRLTLGHLAVRAGVSKPVTYEHFETRTGLLIELYRWIDTERITAFRTLMAEQNRSAEETVSALAKTYLACGTDQGDEFHAVGAALAGSEEKAGVYQELVDAVIEMFVEVLRPHSSLRPESLALASAALVAAGDALTTAVTRGNCSAAEAEEVFSVLIGAVAPGEVRELMPGANNS
- a CDS encoding NAD(P)-dependent oxidoreductase, whose amino-acid sequence is MLQASESLHDPILIIGGAGEVGRWATRFLRDQHPDVPILIGGRDEQRAIRAAAAVDGASAVVVDLTASDLGLGERRVSAVATLFTDETGAALRWAQQKGAGYINISPSISELGLETATFMQNPAAAPVVLGTEWLVGATSVPSLLFAREFGRLENFHIEAVLDEQDAFGPAANADLERQMYAGAAALIRTAGAWRWCHGDETKSKVRAIDGTELNANLFSPNDVLLLANATDAPDIRFDLAIGMSSARRNGGPVSTEIIINLSGLDHAGQPLRKRHAIVHPGGQMPLTGLGVALVLERLAGLEGDAPRPGLYFPAQLIDHSTYLERLRASGGEVMELEPIQHAPQGSHQA
- a CDS encoding GGDEF domain-containing protein, with the protein product MPDFFTLFVVVLLLNLSHCVLWSMIAYRYTDLLAARYWLFGSAAGAVGGIILSSQGDSGLIIQTVAGNSFIIVGFYLNWCGLRQFHGDAVGWKTIALLLSGSVMLMLLTFEVWHGRNPIYTLTQAVPLVLMAVYLLRFVRQDLGAAVSCMAMTMGAISHFVVAAGNILIVTGMEPELDLYQVASVDLLVFLFVSVIWNFGLLVSAVERERVELDRLANEDELTGIANRRQFVKHLQKACDGASGGERFSVLLFDLDRFKHINDKYGHAAGDAALKHVAGVITKQLRRGDVIARIGGDEFGLVLIGASAASAATIASQIINAIRAKPLYWQALQLPLTVSIGIVSPYGPGIDPEVLLDNADRALYETKRRGRNGYSIFETDPVRVSNVIRLTDFPSSGSPRP
- a CDS encoding sensor histidine kinase — its product is MPFSDPLHPLWKPENLRRAIHAAGVALWSWNVTNDRFAMDEQAFKLWGLVKNGEVKFEDLSAHVHPADRDRVRAAFTATRGIVGPYEIDFRIMVGNEIRWISARGLGDDAALHNGQMFGVFLDVTGRKQAEEGNELLAGEMSHRVKNLLAIAMGLTNITSLSSNTVKEMAKELTARLAALGRAHDLVRPLPGAQGHAALLGDLLSVLLAPYEDMGAFKGRIRVAVPRMGVDEAAATALSLVFHELATNSMKYGALSKDTGILDLSGATEDGEVTLTWTERGGPAVDAPISEGGYGSKLLNRIVSGQLGGTIEYDWSEKGVVIVLKLSGEKLAK
- a CDS encoding alpha/beta fold hydrolase, which translates into the protein MQVVAENGYRAIALDMRGFGDSYSPDDPALYSGAFIVGDLIGILDALQVPTATIVSHDWGADHGQRAMVMRPDRFNGIITLGIPFLPRGELSTWDMLRSRGLGDLYYAFDMMKAETDDRIRDASKTIPSALYWLSGEPVEGTGWDPIDAKRNMFRPAPDVLPSWADPAYVKHNIETFQRTGFRGGLNQYRGVQATFEHLAAYKDVLIKQPSLYIWGDADGLCRLFHPVPPTVEEMRETAPGLVDVVRLEGVGHWPHHEARERVNAEIIKFLNGLNATVSATA
- a CDS encoding DUF1348 family protein, whose product is MSRPPLPPFTLGSAVEKVRLAEDGWNTRDAARVAQAYTLDTRWRNRVEFCTTRDEAQAFLTRKWNKEHDYRLIKELWAFAGNRIAVRYAYEYHDDSGRWFRAYGNENWEFAEDGLMAHRHASINEMPISESERLFQWPLGRRPDDHPGLSDLGL
- a CDS encoding ArsR/SmtB family transcription factor produces the protein MYSNSSKARLLSNLSNAVRIELLSAILKREMSVGELCSKMQMSQSAVSQHLAKLRSDGLVNTRRDAQTIYYSCANPGVQRVLNLLDEIFSPEFSAENTYVFKSADKAS
- a CDS encoding TetR/AcrR family transcriptional regulator; the encoded protein is MARMVAERSDTIAPLAEVFREHGYEGASLALIGKATGLGKGSLYNFFPGGKEEMVRAVLTEIEQWFETAIYAPLRNGSDANAAINAMLDAITDYFKSGRRVCLVGALAVSNTRDRFSQAVRGYFASWVDALQAALVRQGQHDERARILSEDAVLSIQGAIVLSRALDNPAVFQRAMDQLRRRLLVIEI
- a CDS encoding ankyrin repeat domain-containing protein, encoding MTLSHALRTGDLASVKGAIDAGADVNARGSDGLTPLMIASALGQAQAVALLLTAGADVLAAEPRMGATAIHKAAQSGSADVIGMLLDHGAFIDQQSPVLGNTALMDAVLHKHESVVRVLLSRRARTTIRNYWQQTALDIAKYDDLQAISALIEERDEADEKHIAGMLTVSSVKAGNIEEVKRLIADGADFEVRVPITGTFDDDYTPLGLAVREGHAEIVRVLLDAGADPRRTIGLMRGSPLHDAAYFGKADHIDILTSSTKQGDTQVELDAQGPYNGLTALHDAVWHGYVDAVASLVRAGARRDLKTHSGLTPLSLATFYGYDRIVEILSNDSQQAA